The genomic segment CGCCTGCGGTAAGATATAGGGGGCATTGCTCATGCTCTCCATCCCACCTGCTACCATCACCTGAGATCCACCTGAGCGAATAATCTGATCAGATAACGTTACACTGCGCATACCTGACGCACACACTTTATTTATCGTTTCAGACTGCACATCCCATGGTAATCCACCATGGCGCGCAGCTTGACGAGACGGAACCTGCCCTGCTCCTCCTGCCAACACCATTCCCATAATCGCTTCCTCAACTGCTTCATTTGCTATGTTAGCACGTTTAACCGCTTCTGCAATCGCAATGCCACCCAGTTCTACTGCGGATTTATCTTTTAAGCCACCACCAAATTTACCAAACGGGGTTCGTGCCCCTCCCAAAACGACTGTTTCCTTCATATTGGCACCTCCAGTACTTTCATCTATCCAGTATGTTTGTGTAAACCAATTCTCTCGTCATCCATCTTGTAAACGCCTTCAACTCTAAAGATACCGTGAACTGCACATGATGGCAACCAGAACATTCAGAGAGTCGCTCGAAATAGGCACTCCTCAACCTTGTCAATGCACTAACAGAAGCTTCCTTGAGTCAAGCTCATGATTTTTCGCTCGGCCCCATTTAACCCCAAACCTAATCAATATCCCTTAATGCTCTAGTAACCCTACCTCTTCAAATTTATCAAGCTGGCGATACATAGGCGAAATCCAAACGATCACTCCCGCAAACGCAAGTGAGGTTCCTATGGTCGTAAAAAGCGCTGGAATACCAACCAATTCACCCATAACACCGCCCAATACTGCCCCTACGGGAAATCCTAATCGAGAGAGCAACATCCGCAGAGTAAATACGCGTCCCCGCAAATGTGCCGGGACATATTGCTGATACAGAGTAGTATTTCTGATGACAAACTGTGCAGCCGTCAATCCCACACAGACTTCGATCATGAATGCAAGCGGGAAAAAGCGCACCCAACCCAAACAAGCCATTAACACCGCTTGCAATAGTAGTGAAACAATCATGGCATCACGCAAGCGCCCACTACCTTTCTGCAGTCCTAAAATCAGTGCCCCTAACGCAAATCCCAGTGGAAAACCAACACTATAAATCCCTACCTCTACCGGACCTCCTCCCAAAAATTCCGTTACATACGGTACAATCATCGGTAAAAACGCACCCGCACAAAAGTTAACCCACATCATTAACAAGCCCATCCACAAAAAAGCGGGATACTGACAAAAAAACAATGTCCCTTCACGTACTTCTTTCACCCATGATGCCACTCCAGTAGAGGCTTCTTCCTTCTTTTCTACAGGAAGTCTTCCCAACACGAGGCCAGATAGAAACAAGAGTAGCACCAACACCCACAGAAGAGAACTAGCTCCCACCTCCATGATTGCCCACCCAGCAACGACCGGACCAAACCACATTGTAAAATTGGTCACTCCCTCTAACAGAGAGTTCGCTTTTACTAATTGCTCTTTCGCTACCACCCTACTAACATATGACATGCTTGCTGGACGAAACAAGGGTTCCATCATGCCCGAAACGATTGCTGCCATATACAAGTGAATACTATGTAACTCCCCCATATAAAGCATGGTAGCAGGCACCAGAAATGCACCTGCCCGAATCCATTGACATGCGATCATCACTTTTCGTAAATCCCAGCGATCTAAATAAGGACCTGAAAATATCTGAATGATGATGCCAGGGAGCATAAAGTAAAGCCACAAACTACCCATCGCTATCTTAGACCCTGTC from the Mechercharimyces sp. CAU 1602 genome contains:
- a CDS encoding MFS transporter produces the protein MKSLLKSSLFVFLLSGQALSGLGGTFSTFIQSWLLYELTGSKIAMGSLWLYFMLPGIIIQIFSGPYLDRWDLRKVMIACQWIRAGAFLVPATMLYMGELHSIHLYMAAIVSGMMEPLFRPASMSYVSRVVAKEQLVKANSLLEGVTNFTMWFGPVVAGWAIMEVGASSLLWVLVLLLFLSGLVLGRLPVEKKEEASTGVASWVKEVREGTLFFCQYPAFLWMGLLMMWVNFCAGAFLPMIVPYVTEFLGGGPVEVGIYSVGFPLGFALGALILGLQKGSGRLRDAMIVSLLLQAVLMACLGWVRFFPLAFMIEVCVGLTAAQFVIRNTTLYQQYVPAHLRGRVFTLRMLLSRLGFPVGAVLGGVMGELVGIPALFTTIGTSLAFAGVIVWISPMYRQLDKFEEVGLLEH